A region of the Sideroxydans lithotrophicus ES-1 genome:
AAAGAATTATCGCCTGCCTTCCGAGGCCGAATGGGAATATGCCTGCCGTGCCGGAAATCAGCAGGAGTTTTGTGGCAGTGACAATGGGAACGCCGTGTCGTGGACCAGTTTCAATAGCGGCAGTTTCTTCTTCAATACCCCCCATCCGGTTGCAACCAAGCAAGCCAATGCTTTCGGCCTATACGACATGAGCGGCAACGTATGGGAATGGGTCCAGGATACCTATCACGATAGTTACACGGGTGCTCCCATAGATGGCAGTGCATGGGATGGCGATTCGTCCATGCATGTGCTTCGCGGGGGATCGTGGGGGTACGACCAGAAATTCAGCCGCGCGGCTTCGCGTTCCAAGTTCGGTCCGAATTACCGTTACTATAGTTATGGTTTCCGTCTGGCAATGACGCTGCCTTAGCAGAAGTGAAACTGAAAACAAAAAAGCCGACTTGCGTCGGCTTTTTTGTTATTGGTGCAAAACTTACTTGGCGAGACCCAAGATAAACTCGACCAATTCCTTCATGTCGCCTTGCTTCTTGCCGGATGGGTCATTAGGAACCATCGCTGCGGAACCCCAGTTACCATGGCCGCCCTTGGAAACCTTCACCATCAGGCCTTCAACCAGAGGATATTCCTTGGCATCGGCAGCTGCCGAACCGTTGTTCGAATACTTGTATGTTGTAGCGCCCTTGTACTTCTTGGCTACATCAGCCCAAGCTGGGCCAACCACCTTGTGATCGATTGCGTGGCAAGCTGTACAGCCATTTTTCTTGGCTACAGCAGGCATCTCGGCTGCCATTGCGCTACCTGCAATCATCAAGCCTGCTGCTACTGTTATGTTTACGATAAAAGATTTCATTGTTTCCCCTGATTGTTTAAATTACGAAAGATTAACTTTCTGATCTGTCGTCTATCTTAATTTGTCGATTTATCACAAAGATATGAGTTTGTGATGCATTTTGGATAGTTCGACGCCGCATATCCTAGCAATGAGTATGTTAATAAAACGTAAATTAATCATTAAATGGAGGTTAAATTAGCGTTTAATGCAACACGCCCGGATGAGAATGTTAAATGGAAACAAAACCCAAATATTTGGCCTAAGTGCTTGAATAAAACACTTGGGTATGTATAGTTGAATATGCGAGAACAGCAAGTATTCTGGTTGTCGCGCATGTCGCAGCTCCTGCAAGAGGGACAAATGCGTAGTGATGACATGCGAATTACGCGATATCGGGTTGATCCAAGCGCCAGACTACTCCTGCATGTACTTTCTTCTGCAGAAGGGAGGCTACCATGGCTGCATTCTTTGGAATTGACGAATTCAAAGCACAAGGTTTCATCGACAGGAGTGTCGTATGCATCCCGCACGATGGAGATGGGCGGCCGGATTTGCACGCCATCGTTGCGCCGATCAAGAACGAAGACATCGTTTTCATCAAGCAGTGTACACCGCAATTGGAATTGCATATCAAGGCTATCGGTATCGTTCAGTCCGATTATCCAACCGAGAGCATCCTGGGTATGTGCTTGCCGGTGAATTGGGTATGGCAAGGGGAGAAAGTGCCTGTCAATGTCGATGAATCTTCGTCTTTGTGCGGTGCGGCGCTTTACGAAGAGCACAGTATTTCCGTGCAAAAGGAGATCATAGACCTGCTTCCGGAGAAGCACCGTATGCCGCAAGAGTGGTAAATCCTTTATGAGGTACAGACCGAACAAAAGGAGAATATGATGAGTAGCGTATGGAGCAGTATTTTGACTTTCTTCGCGATCACTTTGGTGCTCGTCTTGATAGGTGTGCTGTTCTTCGCCTCACATTGAGGGTCAATTGGATCCATGACCGGCTTTCAGGAAAGAGGCAGTGCAGGGCAATAGGCACGCTGGAAGGGATGGAGTCTTTGGCGAAATTCGGTCTTGTTGCTGGCCAGGGTAAACTGTGACATCGTTTGAACCGATGTTGCCAATATGTCCTGCAGGCAATTCGCTCTGTGGGCCGAGTGTGAAAGGATGCTGCATGACTTCAAGATTTGCTGTCGGGGGGATGCTGTTGCTGCTCTGTTTTGGCGCGTTCGCAGCCGGTGCTCCCTGGTATAAATGGAAGAACAGGACGGACGGAACGATCATCTGCGCGCAAATATCTCCCGGAGAGGCATGGTATAGATTTCAGGGGCCATATATGGAATCGCGCTGCAGCAAGCTTGGCAATCCGCAATGATCAGTTGATCGCGTGGAGACGGATCAAATGCTTCCGGATTGATGCGAAAACAGCCGGGTGTATTCGACGACTTGGATAAAAGGGGCCGACGATTCGCCGGCCCCTTGGTTTTTGATCAACAGCGAGAGCTGTGATTACAGTAGCGGAACGATCATCAGCGCAACGATGTTGATGATCTTGATCAGCGGGTTCACCGCCGGACCGGCAGTATCCTTGTAGGGGTCGCCCACGGTGTCACCGGTCACAGCCGCCTTGTGCGCTTCCGAGCCTTTGCCGCCGTAGTTGCCTTCCTCGATATATTTCTTCGCGTTGTCCCATGCGCCGCCGCCGGTGGTCATCGAGATCGCAACGAAAATGCCGGTGACGATGGTGCCGACCAGCACGCCGCCCAGAGCCACCGGGCCGAGGATCAGGCCTACGATGACGGGTACGGCAACAGGCAACAGCGAAGGAATAATCATCTCCTTGATCGCGGCTTTGGTCAGCATGTCCACGCAGGTGCCGTATTCCGGTTTGCCGGTGCCCTCCATGATGCCGGGGATTTCCTTGAACTGGCGGCGCACTTCAAC
Encoded here:
- a CDS encoding c-type cytochrome; its protein translation is MKSFIVNITVAAGLMIAGSAMAAEMPAVAKKNGCTACHAIDHKVVGPAWADVAKKYKGATTYKYSNNGSAAADAKEYPLVEGLMVKVSKGGHGNWGSAAMVPNDPSGKKQGDMKELVEFILGLAK